The DNA sequence TGCATCATATGTGTTGACTGCAACTGATATTGTATTAAAGCATAGTGGAAATATATTAAAAGATGCTAAAGCTGCTGGTGCTGACGTCATTTCTGTTGCTTGTCCTTTATGTCAGCTTAACCTAGACTCTCGTCAAACTGAGATTGAAAAACAAATAGGAAGAAATTTAAATATGCCAATTCTATATATCACTGAGCTTTTAGCATTAAGTTTAGGGTTCTCTAAAGGTGAATTAGATTTAGAAAAACGTTTAGTAAGTCCAAAATCAATTTTAAAAAAGAAGAGTGTTATCTAATTTATAAAGTAACTATATATTTGAATGTACCAATATACCAAGTTAGCCTAAATAAGCTACTTGGTATATTTTTTTGGAGGTGATGTAATGAGAACCAAAAAATCAAAACAAGATTTATTAAATAGATTACGCACTATTAAAGGACATACTGCAGGAATAGAAAAAATGATTAGTCAAGATAAAGATTGTTTAGAAATTTTGGTTCAGATTTCAGCGATAAAATCCTCAATTAACAAAATAGGCTTAGCAATTGTTGAAGATTATGCTCAGGATTGTATTGTAGATACTATTAAAGAAGAGGGTGATGTAGTAAAAACCTTAAAAGATATGATTAATACAACTTTAAAATTTAATAAGTAGAAAGATGAATACCCTTAAGTGATATTACAAATAATATGTAGAGGTAATCTAAAAAAATTTGAAATTTTGCTTAAGGGTGATTTTATGTTTAAAAAGTTAATAGATAAAGCTAGAAATATATTTAGCAAGGATGATAAAGACAGTAATAAGACACAAGAGAGAATACCGATTTCTAGTGATATAGATAAAGTACATAAAAAAGTTAAAGAGCTTTTTGGTAAGAGTGATGATGTTACTATTAGAGAATTTGTTATTGGTAATAGTTCAGTCAAAGCTTTAATTGTAATGATTGATGGTATGATAGATAAAAAAATAATTAATAGAGATGTATTACAGCCTTTAATGGTTCAAAGTCGTGGTGTTCCACCAGGTGAAGATGAGATTTCTGATATGTATGACTGGGTCAATGAAAGAGTTTTGACTTTTCAGAGTGTTAAAGAATCAGATGATTTTAAAGGAAGTATAGATGCTGTATTATCAGGAGATACAGTACTTTTTATAGATGGCTATGATCAATCACTGATAATTAGTGCTCGTGGTTGGGATGAACGAGGGGTACAGCGACCAACTACTGAAAAGGTAATTCGCGGTCCAAAAGAGTCCTTTACAGAAACTTTAAGAACTAATACATCCTTAATTAGAAGAAAGATTAAGAATACTAATCTCAAATTTGAAAGTATGGTGATTGGTAGTGTGAGTAGGACTCAAGTTTCTATAGGGTACATAGAAGGTATAGTTAATCCTAAAATAGTCAAAGAGGTAAAGACAAGGTTAAAGGATATTGAAGTTGATGCTATTTTAGATACTGGTTATATTCAAGAATATATAGAAGATGCTCCACTATCTCCTTTACCTACTATCCATCGAACAGAAAGGCCAGATGGAGTAGCAGGCAAATTATTAGAAGGGAAAGTAACTATCTTAGTTGATGGCTCACCATCAGCTTTAACGGTACCCACTATTTTTGTTGAATATTTATCAATCAGTGAGGATTATTATCAACGAGCATCCTTCAGTACTTTTACTCGGTGGTTAAGAATTGTAGCTTTCTTTACTACTCTCTTATTACCTGCATTTTATGTGGCTATAGTCAGTTTTCATCAAGAAATGTTACCTACTCAATTGATAATTAGTATTGCTGCAGAAAGAGAAGGTGTCCCTTTTCCTTCAGTAGTAGAAGCCATATTAATGGGGCTATTATTTGAAATTTTACGAGAAGCAGGAACAAGGATGCCTCGACCTATAGGTCAAGCAGTCAGTATCGTTGGTGCTTTAATTTTAGGAGAAGCAGCTGTTACTGCTGGATTAACCAGTACCCCTATGGTAATTGTGGCTGCTTTAACTGGAGTCGGTGTCTTTGTAATTCCGTCTGCTGATTTAGCCTTTACTTTAATTCCATTAAGATTCTTATTGACAATTTTATCTGCTATATTAGGAATGTTTGGAATCTTATTAGGGTTATTAATGATCACTATTCATATGGCTTCTTTACGATCGTTTGGAATACCTTATCTTTCTCCATTAGCACCAGGGACTTATCGAGATTTAAAAGATGTTTTAGTGAGAGCTCCTTGGTGGGCTATGAATACTCGGCCTAATCTTTATACTGAAAATCAAATTAGACAAGAGGTTAATCAAAAACCTCAAGATCCTGAAGATGATGAGAAAGAGTTAAAGCACTCTGATTAGGAGGCTGCTAAATGTTAGAAGAAGGTAAGATTTCTGGAAAACAATTGCAATGGCTTTTGATTGTAGTTTTGATTTCTACTAATATACTCTTTCTGCCCTCTATAACTGCAAAGTATGCTGCTCAAGATAGTTGGTTATCTATAATTTTAGCTGCTGTTGTTGGTGCTATCTTCATTTATTTTATTGTTAAGTTAGCTTTAAGGTTTCCTAACCAAACGATTGCTGGTTATAGCTCATTAATCGTTGGTAAATTTTTTGGTAAGGTAATTACTTTATTTTATATATTAGTCTATTTATATGTTAATATAATTATTGTTAGAGAATTCGGTGAGGTATTAACTAGTAATTTTCTCATTCAGACTCCAATGGAGCTTGTAATAGCATTAATAATAATTATTTCAGCTTCAGCTGTTCGGAATGGAATTGAAGTTATCTCTAGGGTTAATGAATTAATTTTACCTACAGTGATTCTTTTTTTAATTATTATGTTTATATTAATAATTCCTGAAGTTGATTATTCTAATTTGAAGCCGGTTTTAGCTGATGGAATATTTCCGGTTATTAAAGGTACTAGTTCTCATATGCCTATTATAGGTGAGATGGTTGTAATGCTTATGATTTTACCTGCTATTAATTGTCCTAAACAAGCCATGGGTTCAGTTTATAAAGGTCTAATGATATCAACTATTTTAGTTTTATTAACAATGATTCAAATATTAGCCTTATTTGGTACAGAAACATCTCAATTGACATTACCTGTCTTAGGTTTAATTCGATATATTAGCCTTTTTGGATTTATAGAAAGAATAGATGCTCTATTAGTAGCTAGTTGGGTCGGCGGCGGCTTCATTAAAATTACAGTCTTTTATTATTGTATGTCAGTTGCTACAGCTGAATTTTTTAATTTGAAAAGTTATAAATCAGTAGTATTACCGTTAGGTGTAATTATGCTATCTCTATCTATAATGATTGCTTTTAATGTAAGAGTACTTATTAATTTAGCTTTTGAAAGATCAATTTCTTTATATTTGGCTTTTTTAGTTTTAGGAATTCCAATATTACTACTATTAATAGCTAAAATTCGTGGAATTAGAGGTGAATTTTAATGAATCAAAAATTTTTGCTTATAACAATTATTATTATTTTATTAACTACTATAAGTGGTTGTTATGATAGAACAGAGATTGATCAATTAGGTTTAGTAGCAGCAACAGGAATTGACCAGGCTAAAGATAAAGATAAATTAAAGCTTACTGCTCAGATAATAAAACCATCTCAAATTAAAGCGCAAGGAGCAAAAGGAGCAAGTGGAACTAAAGCTTATTGGACGGTATCTGCTACAGGTTATACAGTCTTTGATGCAATCAGAAATCTTACAGAACAGACCGGTAGAAAGCTATTTTGGGCCCATAATATAGCTATTATCTTTGGAGAGGAATTTGCTAGAGAAGGTATAAATAAAAGTTTAGACCTCTTTAATCGGGATCCGGAATTAAGAAGGAGAAGCTGGATATTAGTGGCTAAAGGTGTAGAGGCAAAAGAAATATTAGAAACTGAAACCGAATTAGAGAAGATTCCTGCTGTAGGGATAGATTTGTTAATGAAAAGTAAAAGCATAAGTGGTAAGGTATTTAGTGCAGATGTGCAGCAATTTATTCCAAGGTTGACTAGTCAGGATGTTTCACCGGTTGCTACGCCGATTGAATTAGTTGCAAAAGAAAATTTAAGAAAAGAAGAAAAAGAAGCGAAAGAAACAGGAGCTAAAAAGCCTAAAAAGAGAATGCGTGTAAATGGGGCAGCAGTATTTAAAGATGATAAATTAGTTGCTTGGTTTGGGGAAAGAGCAACTAGAGGTTTACTGTGGATTAGAGGAGATGTTCAAAGTGGAAGTATAATAGTTAATTGTCCTGATGATAAAGAAAAAAAGATTAGTCTTGAGATTATAGGTGCTAGTAGAGAGCTTATTCCTAAGATAGTTAATGGTGAACCACAAATAGATATAGAGATTAGTGAAGAAGGCAATCTAGCTGACAAACAGTGTCCTGAAAATTTAGTTACACTTGAGAAGATAGAGATGTTAGAAGATAGACAAGCGGCAGCGATTCGTAATGAAATAGAATTAGCAATAAAAAGATCACAAGAATTAAATAATGATATTTTAGGATTTAGTAAAGCTTTTTATAGGGAATTACCGCAGGAATGGAAGAAAATGCAGGATGATTGGGATGAGATTTTTCCTAGCTTAAAAGTGAATATTAAGGTTACAGCTCAAATTAGACGTTATGGATTAATAAAGAATGCTGAGCAGTCACAATATTAAAAGGATAATATCAAAAGGAAGGTGGATGATATTGCAGAATATTCTCATAGCAGCTATCTTTATTGGTATTATAATATTTGAGGTTCCAACTTTAGTAAAGAATGAAGAATGGAGAGAGTTGACTGTCTTTTCTTTTTTACTACTTGTTGGTTTAGTATTGGTAATAATGATGGTGAATGGTTTTAGTTTTTCTCGTTTTTATATATAATTTTTATTATTAAGGAATGGTTTATTCTAGGTTATATATCAAAGAATCAGATATATAGTGGTAATCATTATAGATTAATAATAATTGATGTTAATAGCTTATAATCAGTATTAATTTGATTTGCAAAATTAATTAAAATATGTATAATAGAATTATGATAGTCAAAGATAGTCAAAGTAAAAGAAGGGAGGGCGACAATGGGAAATCTGTCAGAGGAGATAGAATATTATCTTAAAAAAAGATTAGCCAAAAACAATGATACTAAAAGCATTATTAAGATTCAAAGGAATAAGATAGCTAAGGAATTTAATTGTGTACCTTCCCAAATAAATTATGTATTAAAGACAAGATTTAATATGGAAAACGGATATATCGTAGAGAGTCAGCGTGGTGGTGGGGGTTATATTAAGATTACTAAAGTAGAACATGGCTCTAAATTAGAAACTTTAAAATTGATGCGTAATCAGTTAGGAAAAGGAATTTCTCAAAGGAAGACACTGAACATATTACAGAGGCTGTATGAAGAAGAGATTATCACTAAACGCGAAAAAGAGTTATTAGAGGCTATTATACATCGTCGTAGTTTAAATATAGATTTACCTGGAAGAGATGTGTTAAGAGCTAGGATATTACGTTCCACCTTAGATGTATTAGCTAAATAGTAATCAATAGTGATAGGAGGGATTAGAAGATGGTCTGTCAAGAATGTCAAGAGAATAAAGCAACGGTACATGTTACTAAGATAGTTAATGGGAAGAAGAAAGAATTTTATCTTTGTGAAGAATGTGCTCAAGAGAAAGGCGAAATAGCTTTTGGAAATGAATCTTTCTCCTTTAATAATTTATTAGCTGGACTATTAAATAATGATTTTGGTTCTAGTTCTAATAAATCTAATTTTAATTTAGATTATAAGTCTGAAGATAGATGTGAGAGTTGTGGTTTGAGTTATAATGAGTTTAGCCGAGCGGGGAAGTTAGGATGTAATGAATGTTATACTGAGTTTGAGGGGCGCGCCGATAAACTGTTAAAAAGAATTCATGGTAGCAAAAAACATACCGGTAAAGTTCCACAAAGAGCCGGTGGTGTCATTAGAACTAAAAAAGAGATTAAAAAGTTACGCCAGAAGATGCAAGATGCTGTACAGAAGGAAAATTTTGAAGAAGCAGCTGAGTTAAGAGATAAGATTAAGGAGTTGGAAACAGAAATTAAATAAGTGGAGGTGGGATTATGTCCTGGAATAAAAAAGTTAATAATTTTTTAAATAAATGGATGAAAGGGGCTGGTCCAAAAGGAGATGTTGTAATTAGCAGTAGAATCAGACTAGCTAGAAATATTATGGGGTTGCCATTTCCTAATAATGCTTCTGCAGAAGCATTATCTGAAATAGCAGATAAAGTAAAGGATGCTTTAGATAATATAGAAGATTTGGGTTTGAAAGTTTTAGAATTAGAAACTATTCCAAGTTTAGAAAGAGAAGTAATGGTAGAGAAACACCTTATCAGTCCTCAACATGCTAATCCTGGTAAAAACAAAGCATTAGCCTTAACAGATGATGAGAGTATTAGTATTATGATTAATGAAGAAGATCATTTAAGAATGCAGGTGTTATATCCTGGTTTGCAGTTAGAAGAGGCTTGGCAGTTAAATGATGAAGTTGATGATAAGTTAGAAGCAGAATTAAATTTCGCTTTCAGTGAAGAGTATGGTTATTTAACAGCGTGTCCTACTAATGCTGGTACTGGAATGAGGGCGTCAGTAATGCTCCATTTACCAGCTTTAAGCTTAACCCAACGGATTAGTGAAGTATTAAGGGCAACTTCTCAGTTAGGTTTAGCAGTAAGAGGAATATATGGTGAAGGGACTGAAGCGTTAGGGAATATTTATCAGATTTCTAATCAAGTAACATTAGGGCCTACAGAAGAAGAAATAATTGAGAACTTGGAAGGTGTTATTAAACAGATTATTGACCAAGAAAGAAGTTTGAGAAAAATGTTACTGAAGAATAATAAATTGGATTTAACAGATAAGATTTATCGAGGTTATGGTATTCTAAAGCATGCTCGAAGGATATCAAGTAAAGAAGCAATGAAACTATTATCTGATGTAAGGTTAGGGATAGATTTGGGTATAATTGAAGATATACCTACCAATATATTTAACGAACTAATGGTTTTAATTAATTCAGCAGCTTTACAAAGATTAGAAGGTAGAGAATTAAGTTCTACTGAACGTGATGAAAAACGTGCAGAGTTAATCAGAGAAAGAATTTCAAATAAAGAGTAGTTATAATATAAAGCGGGGGTGTAGAATTATGCTTTTTGGGAGATTTACGGAAAGAGCTAGAAAGGTTTTAGTTTTAGCACAAGATGAGGCTAAAAATTTAGGTCATAATTATGTAGGAACTGAACATTTATTGTTAGGCTTATTAAATGAAGGAGAAGGTATAGCATCTAAGACATTAAGTGAGGCTGGACTTAATTTAAAAGAGTTAAGAAAAGAGATTAAAGAAGTAGTTGGTGATGGTGATAATTCATCTAAAGCGCAGAAGTTAAATTTCACGCCTAGAACTAAGAAAGTTTTAAATTTAGCCATGGAAGTGGCTAGAAGCTTTGGACATAATTATATAGGAACTGAACATTTATTATTAGGTTTGATTAAAGAAGGAGAAGGAGTGGCAGCTAGAGTTCTAAAAAATTCTGATATAAAACTGAATGAATTAAGAGGTAAAATCACTAAACAATTAGGTGAAAGTAAGATTACTCAGACATCAAAAAAGAATACTAAAACTCCTACATTGGATGAATTTAGCCGTGACTTAACTGAGTTAGCTACAGAGGAAAAATTAGATCCAGTAATTGGGCGTGATAAAGAGATTGAACGAGTAATTCAAATTCTAAGTAGAAGAAAGAAGAATAATCCTGTTTTAATTGGAGAACCAGGTGTAGGTAAGACAGCTATTGCTGAAGGCTTGGCGCAGATGATTGCTGAAGATGAAGTGCCCAAAACATTAGTAGATAAAAGGGTTGTAGCTTTAGATTTAAGTTCTTTATTGGCAGGTTCTAAGTATCGAGGTGAATTTGAAAAGAGATTGAAAGGAGTTATGAAAGAGATAAATGAAGTAGGTAATGTAATTATTTTCATTGATGAGTTACACAATTTAGTTGGAGTAGGAGCAGCAGAAGGTGCTATTGATGCTGCTAATATCCTTAAACCCGCTTTAGCTAGAGGAGAATT is a window from the Selenihalanaerobacter shriftii genome containing:
- a CDS encoding GerAB/ArcD/ProY family transporter codes for the protein MLEEGKISGKQLQWLLIVVLISTNILFLPSITAKYAAQDSWLSIILAAVVGAIFIYFIVKLALRFPNQTIAGYSSLIVGKFFGKVITLFYILVYLYVNIIIVREFGEVLTSNFLIQTPMELVIALIIIISASAVRNGIEVISRVNELILPTVILFLIIMFILIIPEVDYSNLKPVLADGIFPVIKGTSSHMPIIGEMVVMLMILPAINCPKQAMGSVYKGLMISTILVLLTMIQILALFGTETSQLTLPVLGLIRYISLFGFIERIDALLVASWVGGGFIKITVFYYCMSVATAEFFNLKSYKSVVLPLGVIMLSLSIMIAFNVRVLINLAFERSISLYLAFLVLGIPILLLLIAKIRGIRGEF
- a CDS encoding CtsR family transcriptional regulator, which translates into the protein MGNLSEEIEYYLKKRLAKNNDTKSIIKIQRNKIAKEFNCVPSQINYVLKTRFNMENGYIVESQRGGGGYIKITKVEHGSKLETLKLMRNQLGKGISQRKTLNILQRLYEEEIITKREKELLEAIIHRRSLNIDLPGRDVLRARILRSTLDVLAK
- a CDS encoding metal-sensitive transcriptional regulator, whose translation is MRTKKSKQDLLNRLRTIKGHTAGIEKMISQDKDCLEILVQISAIKSSINKIGLAIVEDYAQDCIVDTIKEEGDVVKTLKDMINTTLKFNK
- a CDS encoding spore germination protein — protein: MFKKLIDKARNIFSKDDKDSNKTQERIPISSDIDKVHKKVKELFGKSDDVTIREFVIGNSSVKALIVMIDGMIDKKIINRDVLQPLMVQSRGVPPGEDEISDMYDWVNERVLTFQSVKESDDFKGSIDAVLSGDTVLFIDGYDQSLIISARGWDERGVQRPTTEKVIRGPKESFTETLRTNTSLIRRKIKNTNLKFESMVIGSVSRTQVSIGYIEGIVNPKIVKEVKTRLKDIEVDAILDTGYIQEYIEDAPLSPLPTIHRTERPDGVAGKLLEGKVTILVDGSPSALTVPTIFVEYLSISEDYYQRASFSTFTRWLRIVAFFTTLLLPAFYVAIVSFHQEMLPTQLIISIAAEREGVPFPSVVEAILMGLLFEILREAGTRMPRPIGQAVSIVGALILGEAAVTAGLTSTPMVIVAALTGVGVFVIPSADLAFTLIPLRFLLTILSAILGMFGILLGLLMITIHMASLRSFGIPYLSPLAPGTYRDLKDVLVRAPWWAMNTRPNLYTENQIRQEVNQKPQDPEDDEKELKHSD
- a CDS encoding protein arginine kinase, which encodes MSWNKKVNNFLNKWMKGAGPKGDVVISSRIRLARNIMGLPFPNNASAEALSEIADKVKDALDNIEDLGLKVLELETIPSLEREVMVEKHLISPQHANPGKNKALALTDDESISIMINEEDHLRMQVLYPGLQLEEAWQLNDEVDDKLEAELNFAFSEEYGYLTACPTNAGTGMRASVMLHLPALSLTQRISEVLRATSQLGLAVRGIYGEGTEALGNIYQISNQVTLGPTEEEIIENLEGVIKQIIDQERSLRKMLLKNNKLDLTDKIYRGYGILKHARRISSKEAMKLLSDVRLGIDLGIIEDIPTNIFNELMVLINSAALQRLEGRELSSTERDEKRAELIRERISNKE
- a CDS encoding Ger(x)C family spore germination protein, producing MNQKFLLITIIIILLTTISGCYDRTEIDQLGLVAATGIDQAKDKDKLKLTAQIIKPSQIKAQGAKGASGTKAYWTVSATGYTVFDAIRNLTEQTGRKLFWAHNIAIIFGEEFAREGINKSLDLFNRDPELRRRSWILVAKGVEAKEILETETELEKIPAVGIDLLMKSKSISGKVFSADVQQFIPRLTSQDVSPVATPIELVAKENLRKEEKEAKETGAKKPKKRMRVNGAAVFKDDKLVAWFGERATRGLLWIRGDVQSGSIIVNCPDDKEKKISLEIIGASRELIPKIVNGEPQIDIEISEEGNLADKQCPENLVTLEKIEMLEDRQAAAIRNEIELAIKRSQELNNDILGFSKAFYRELPQEWKKMQDDWDEIFPSLKVNIKVTAQIRRYGLIKNAEQSQY
- a CDS encoding UvrB/UvrC motif-containing protein, whose translation is MVCQECQENKATVHVTKIVNGKKKEFYLCEECAQEKGEIAFGNESFSFNNLLAGLLNNDFGSSSNKSNFNLDYKSEDRCESCGLSYNEFSRAGKLGCNECYTEFEGRADKLLKRIHGSKKHTGKVPQRAGGVIRTKKEIKKLRQKMQDAVQKENFEEAAELRDKIKELETEIK